The proteins below are encoded in one region of Mycobacterium pseudokansasii:
- a CDS encoding ATP-dependent DNA ligase has product MEQPVKLTNADKVLYPATGTTKRDVFDYYTRIAEVMVPHIAGRPATRKRWPNGVDQPSFFEKQLASSAPDWLPRASVVHRSGTTIYPIIDSATGLAWIAQQAALEVHVPQWRFVAEWTRRGAQELKPGPATRLVFDLDPGEGVTMAQLVEVAHAVRELIADIGLTVFPLTSGSKGLHLYAPLDEPVSSRGATVLAKRVAQQLEKAMPTLVTATMTKSLRAGKVFLDWSQNNGSKTTIAPYSLRGRDQPTVAAPRTWDELDDPGLRQLRYDEVLPRVARDGDLLASLDADLPAVADRLTKYRSMRDASKTPEPVPRSKPVVGQGNTFVIQEHHARRLHYDFRLERDGVLVSWAVPKNLPETASVNHLAVRTEDHPLEYAAFEGTIPRGEYGAGKVIIWDTGTYDTEKFRDSGDGAEKGSEKGPEKGPEKGEVIVNLHGRRISGRYALIQTSGDQWLAHRMKDQQAFDFDTLAPMLTTHGSVDRLKAGQWAFEGKWDGYRLLVEADHGAVRLRSRSGRDVTKEYPQLRSLAADLADHHVVLDGEVVALDAAGVPSFNEMQNRVRATRIEFWAFDLLYLDGRSLLRAKYQDRRKLLETLASASELIVPELLPGDGAEAMAYSRKRGWEGVIAKRRDSGYQPGRRSAAWVKDKHWNTQDVVIGGWRAGEGGRSSGIGSLLMGIPGPSGLLFAGRVGTGFTERDLDNLKRTLAPLHTDENPFGASLPAREAKGVTFVEPRLVGEVRYSEWTPDNRLRQTSWRGLRPDKDPNEVVRE; this is encoded by the coding sequence ATGGAGCAGCCGGTCAAGCTGACCAACGCGGACAAGGTGCTCTATCCGGCGACCGGCACCACCAAGCGCGACGTCTTCGACTACTACACCCGCATCGCCGAGGTGATGGTGCCGCATATCGCCGGGCGTCCGGCGACCCGCAAGCGCTGGCCCAACGGAGTCGACCAACCTTCGTTCTTCGAAAAGCAACTGGCGTCGTCAGCGCCGGACTGGCTGCCGCGGGCAAGCGTCGTGCACCGGTCCGGAACCACGATCTATCCGATCATCGACAGCGCGACGGGGCTTGCCTGGATAGCCCAGCAGGCGGCACTCGAGGTGCATGTGCCGCAGTGGCGGTTTGTCGCCGAATGGACGCGACGTGGCGCGCAAGAGCTGAAGCCCGGACCGGCTACCCGATTGGTGTTCGACCTGGACCCGGGCGAGGGCGTGACCATGGCCCAGCTAGTCGAGGTCGCACATGCGGTCCGGGAGCTGATCGCCGATATCGGGCTGACCGTCTTCCCGCTGACCAGCGGCAGCAAGGGCCTGCATCTCTACGCACCGCTGGATGAGCCGGTGAGCAGCAGGGGTGCCACGGTGCTGGCCAAACGCGTTGCGCAACAGCTGGAGAAGGCGATGCCCACGCTGGTCACCGCCACCATGACCAAGAGCCTGCGGGCGGGCAAGGTGTTCTTGGACTGGAGCCAGAACAACGGATCCAAGACCACCATCGCCCCGTATTCGCTGCGCGGGCGCGACCAGCCGACGGTCGCCGCACCCCGCACCTGGGACGAACTGGACGACCCCGGGCTGCGCCAGCTGCGCTATGACGAGGTGCTGCCCCGGGTAGCCCGCGACGGGGACCTGCTCGCGTCGCTGGATGCCGACCTGCCCGCCGTAGCGGACCGGTTGACCAAATACCGCAGCATGCGCGACGCGTCGAAGACCCCCGAACCGGTTCCTCGGTCCAAACCGGTTGTCGGCCAGGGCAATACATTTGTCATCCAGGAGCATCACGCCCGCCGGCTGCACTACGACTTCCGGCTGGAACGCGATGGCGTGCTGGTGTCGTGGGCGGTGCCGAAGAACCTGCCGGAAACCGCCTCGGTGAACCATCTTGCGGTGCGCACCGAAGATCATCCGCTGGAATATGCGGCATTCGAGGGCACGATCCCGAGGGGTGAGTACGGCGCCGGGAAGGTGATCATCTGGGACACCGGCACGTACGACACCGAGAAGTTCCGCGACTCCGGCGACGGGGCCGAAAAAGGGTCCGAAAAAGGACCCGAAAAAGGACCCGAAAAAGGAGAAGTGATCGTCAACCTGCACGGCAGGCGAATCTCCGGGCGGTACGCGCTGATCCAGACCAGCGGTGACCAGTGGCTGGCGCATCGCATGAAGGACCAGCAGGCCTTCGACTTCGACACCCTGGCTCCGATGCTCACCACACACGGTTCGGTGGACCGTCTCAAAGCGGGCCAGTGGGCCTTCGAAGGCAAGTGGGACGGCTACCGGTTGCTGGTGGAGGCCGACCACGGCGCCGTGCGGCTGCGCTCCCGTAGTGGCCGTGACGTCACCAAGGAATATCCGCAATTGCGTTCGCTGGCAGCAGACCTCGCCGATCACCACGTGGTGCTCGACGGGGAGGTGGTCGCACTCGACGCCGCCGGCGTGCCCAGCTTCAACGAAATGCAGAACCGGGTTCGGGCCACCCGCATCGAGTTCTGGGCGTTCGACCTGCTCTACCTCGATGGCCGCTCGCTGTTGCGTGCCAAGTACCAGGACCGGCGCAAGCTGCTGGAAACCCTCGCCAGCGCAAGTGAACTCATCGTTCCGGAGCTGCTGCCCGGCGACGGAGCCGAGGCCATGGCTTACTCGCGCAAACGTGGCTGGGAGGGTGTGATCGCCAAGCGCCGGGATTCCGGTTATCAGCCGGGCCGGCGTTCGGCAGCGTGGGTCAAGGACAAGCACTGGAACACCCAGGACGTCGTCATCGGCGGCTGGCGCGCCGGGGAGGGGGGCCGCAGCAGTGGCATCGGCTCGCTGCTGATGGGCATCCCCGGACCTTCCGGGCTGCTTTTCGCCGGGCGGGTCGGAACGGGCTTCACCGAACGCGACCTGGACAACCTGAAAAGGACGTTGGCGCCGCTGCACACCGACGAAAATCCTTTCGGAGCTTCGCTTCCGGCGCGAGAGGCCAAGGGCGTCACGTTCGTTGAGCCGCGGCTGGTGGGCGAGGTGCGCTATAGCGAATGGACCCCCGACAATCGGCTGCGTCAAACGAGTTGGCGTGGGCTGCGGCCGGACAAGGACCCGAATGAGGTGGTGCGGGAATGA
- a CDS encoding fumarylacetoacetate hydrolase family protein — MKWVTYRSDDGERAGVLSGDTIYALPPGSALLDLLGGGADGLRAAGEAALRSPAAVVGLDDVSLAPPIPRPPSIRDSLCFLDHMRNCQQALGGGRVLADTWYRIPAFYFACPATVLGPCDDAPTAPGSVWQDFELEIAAVIGTGGKDLTVEQAEQSIVGYTIFNDWSARDLQMLEGQLRIGQAKGKDSGVTLGPYLVTPDELEPYRRDGRLHLQVTAWVNDTVIGSGSTGAMDWTFGEVISYASRGVLLRPGDVFGSGTVPTCTLVEHLGALESFPGWLHDGDVVTLRAEGLGETRQTVRVSKAPHPLTPRRNPDAPTAPARVNRAPARVPYTRGLHEVADLVWAWTLPDGGYGWSNAGLVAGDGASLLVDTLFDLALTREMLDAMKPITDRAPITDALITHSNGDHTHGNQLLDPSVRIIAAQGTAEEIAHGMHPEMLARLQTADLGPVATGYARDRFGHFDFGGITVRNADQTFDRQLTIEVGGRRVELLNLGPAHTAADSVVHVPDAGVLFAGDLLFIGCTPIVWAGPIANWIAACDAMIALEPSVVVPGHGPITDSDGIRAVRGYLVHISEQAEAAYRKGLSFVEAVDTIDLGEYATWLDSERVVVNIYQRYRELDPATPRQELLGLLTMQAEWLANR; from the coding sequence ATGAAGTGGGTGACCTACCGCAGCGACGACGGCGAACGGGCCGGCGTGCTCTCCGGCGACACGATCTATGCGCTGCCACCGGGATCGGCGCTGCTCGACCTGCTCGGCGGGGGCGCCGACGGGCTGCGCGCGGCCGGCGAGGCTGCGTTGCGCTCACCGGCGGCGGTGGTCGGCCTCGATGACGTGTCGCTGGCGCCGCCGATCCCGCGTCCGCCGTCGATCCGAGACTCGCTGTGCTTCCTGGACCATATGCGCAATTGCCAGCAGGCCCTGGGCGGGGGCCGGGTGCTCGCCGACACCTGGTATCGCATCCCGGCGTTCTACTTCGCTTGTCCGGCAACGGTTCTGGGACCTTGCGACGACGCGCCGACGGCACCGGGAAGTGTCTGGCAGGACTTCGAGTTGGAAATCGCGGCGGTGATCGGAACCGGCGGCAAGGACCTGACGGTCGAGCAGGCCGAACAGTCGATCGTCGGCTACACGATTTTCAACGACTGGTCGGCACGCGACCTGCAGATGCTGGAGGGCCAGCTGCGGATCGGACAGGCCAAGGGAAAAGACAGCGGAGTCACCCTCGGCCCGTATCTGGTCACCCCGGACGAGCTGGAGCCGTACCGCCGCGACGGCAGGCTGCACCTGCAGGTCACCGCGTGGGTCAACGACACGGTGATCGGCTCGGGTTCGACCGGGGCGATGGACTGGACGTTCGGCGAGGTGATTTCCTATGCCTCCCGCGGGGTGCTGCTGCGACCCGGCGACGTGTTCGGCTCCGGCACGGTGCCCACCTGCACGCTGGTGGAGCACCTGGGTGCCCTTGAGTCGTTCCCGGGTTGGCTGCACGACGGCGACGTGGTGACCCTGCGCGCCGAGGGACTTGGCGAGACGCGCCAGACCGTGCGTGTCAGTAAAGCGCCGCATCCGCTGACGCCCCGGCGCAACCCCGACGCGCCGACGGCGCCGGCCCGGGTCAATCGGGCCCCGGCGCGGGTGCCCTACACGCGGGGCCTCCATGAAGTCGCCGACCTGGTATGGGCGTGGACGCTGCCGGACGGGGGGTACGGCTGGAGCAACGCCGGGCTGGTCGCCGGCGACGGGGCATCGCTGTTGGTGGACACGCTGTTCGACCTCGCGCTGACCCGCGAGATGCTGGACGCGATGAAGCCGATCACCGATCGTGCGCCCATCACCGACGCGCTGATCACCCACTCCAACGGTGACCACACCCACGGCAACCAACTGTTGGATCCCTCGGTACGGATCATCGCCGCCCAAGGCACGGCCGAGGAGATCGCGCACGGCATGCACCCGGAGATGCTGGCCCGGCTGCAAACCGCCGACCTCGGCCCGGTCGCCACCGGCTATGCGCGAGACCGCTTCGGGCACTTCGACTTCGGTGGCATCACGGTACGCAACGCCGACCAGACCTTCGACCGTCAGTTGACTATCGAGGTCGGCGGGCGGCGAGTCGAACTGCTGAACCTCGGACCCGCCCACACCGCAGCCGACTCGGTGGTGCACGTGCCCGACGCCGGTGTGCTCTTCGCCGGGGACCTGCTGTTCATCGGCTGCACGCCGATTGTCTGGGCCGGCCCGATCGCCAACTGGATCGCGGCCTGCGACGCGATGATCGCGCTGGAGCCGTCCGTCGTGGTGCCCGGCCACGGCCCAATCACCGACTCCGACGGAATCCGTGCTGTCCGTGGCTATCTCGTACACATCAGCGAACAAGCCGAAGCCGCCTACCGCAAGGGGTTGTCGTTCGTCGAGGCCGTCGACACCATCGACCTCGGCGAGTACGCGACCTGGCTGGACTCCGAACGGGTGGTCGTGAACATCTATCAGCGATACCGCGAACTCGATCCGGCCACCCCGCGGCAGGAGTTGCTGGGGCTGCTGACCATGCAGGCCGAGTGGTTGGCCAACCGATAG